A region from the Flavobacteriales bacterium genome encodes:
- the dapB gene encoding 4-hydroxy-tetrahydrodipicolinate reductase — protein sequence MKIAIIGYGKMGKVIHGIAEQRGHEIVATIEKNNVDDMQKDAFRSAEVAIEFTHPDAAKDNILQCLKVGVPVVVGTTGWLNAMNDIKQACTEYDGSVFHASNFSIGVNVMFRVNKMLAQLMKSHKDYDVTVEEVHHIHKADAPSGTALTIVNGILDHLDHKKGWCMAPEIKRDHLQVAAIRRSEVPGTHTVVYESEIDTIELKHTAKGRQGFALGSVVAAEWLPGKKGVFGMDDLLNSNL from the coding sequence ATGAAAATCGCCATCATAGGCTATGGAAAAATGGGTAAAGTGATCCATGGGATCGCTGAGCAACGAGGTCATGAAATCGTTGCGACCATTGAAAAGAACAATGTCGATGATATGCAGAAGGACGCATTCAGAAGTGCCGAGGTTGCCATAGAGTTTACCCATCCGGATGCAGCGAAAGACAATATTTTGCAGTGCTTGAAAGTTGGTGTTCCTGTAGTCGTCGGTACCACCGGCTGGCTGAACGCCATGAACGACATTAAACAGGCCTGCACAGAATACGATGGAAGCGTTTTTCATGCCTCCAATTTCAGTATTGGGGTGAATGTCATGTTCCGGGTAAACAAGATGCTCGCACAATTGATGAAATCGCACAAAGATTATGATGTAACCGTAGAGGAAGTCCATCATATCCATAAAGCGGATGCACCCAGTGGTACGGCATTGACCATCGTCAACGGCATCCTTGATCACCTTGATCACAAAAAGGGATGGTGCATGGCCCCCGAAATTAAACGTGATCATCTTCAGGTCGCCGCAATCAGAAGATCTGAAGTACCCGGTACGCATACCGTCGTTTATGAATCTGAGATCGATACCATTGAGTTGAAACACACCGCCAAAGGCCGACAAGGTTTTGCATTGGGCTCGGTGGTTGCAGCAGAATGGCTTCCCGGCAAGAAAGGCGTATTTGGTATGGACGATCTCCTAAACTCCAATCTCTAA
- a CDS encoding ParB/RepB/Spo0J family partition protein translates to MSNGKRNALGKGLSALLENAGTDITMGPGDAEKVVGSITRIPLDQIEANPFQPRSEFDQEKLDELADSIREHDIIQPVTVRKLGYDKFQLISGERRFRAAHLAGLKDIPAYIRVANDQAMLEIALVENVQREDLDPIEVAISCKRLVDECSLTQEEVSEKLGKKRSTIANYLRLLHLPIEIQQAIRDGKISMGHARAIAGVPDEEQQLKLFQSLLNQQLSVRDAEAMARAVSKSNRSKATPKPLSFELQKVSEELRQNFGPKAQMTMQSEGKGKITIPFTSEEEFTELLSKLGLA, encoded by the coding sequence ATGAGCAACGGTAAAAGAAACGCTTTGGGAAAGGGCCTCAGTGCTCTGCTGGAGAACGCAGGAACAGACATCACCATGGGCCCGGGTGATGCGGAGAAGGTGGTAGGATCGATCACACGGATTCCCCTCGACCAGATAGAAGCCAATCCCTTTCAACCAAGATCGGAGTTTGACCAGGAAAAGCTTGATGAACTGGCGGATTCCATTCGCGAACATGACATCATCCAACCCGTCACTGTTCGCAAGCTGGGTTACGATAAGTTTCAGCTTATTTCCGGTGAACGTCGTTTCCGGGCTGCACACCTGGCAGGCCTTAAGGATATTCCCGCCTACATCAGAGTTGCCAACGATCAGGCAATGCTCGAGATCGCACTGGTGGAAAATGTTCAGCGTGAAGACCTCGATCCCATTGAAGTCGCCATCAGCTGCAAACGCCTGGTAGATGAGTGCAGTCTTACCCAGGAAGAGGTGAGTGAAAAACTCGGAAAGAAACGCTCTACCATCGCCAACTATCTGCGCCTCCTGCATCTTCCCATTGAAATTCAACAGGCCATCCGCGATGGAAAGATATCCATGGGACATGCCCGCGCCATCGCCGGTGTACCCGATGAGGAGCAACAACTGAAACTATTCCAATCCCTGCTGAATCAACAACTATCTGTCAGAGATGCCGAGGCCATGGCCCGCGCCGTTTCCAAATCAAACCGGAGCAAAGCCACACCAAAACCACTCTCTTTCGAGTTACAGAAGGTGAGCGAAGAGCTTCGTCAGAATTTCGGCCCCAAAGCACAAATGACCATGCAGTCGGAAGGCAAGGGCAAGATCACGATCCCCTTCACATCCGAAGAAGAATTTACCGAATTGTTATCCAAACTTGGACTCGCCTGA
- a CDS encoding ParA family protein, translating to MGKIIAIANQKGGVGKTTTAINLAAGLAVLERKTLVVDADPQANATSGMGLDPREQKASIYECIINNANPQDVIVKTETPYLDLIPAHIDLVGAEIEMINMPRREYMMKEVLTPLKDQYDFIIIDCSPSLGLVTINALTCADSVIIPIQCEYFALEGLGKLLHTVKIVQQRLNPELAIEGLLLTMYDVRLRLSNQVVEEVKTHFQQMVFDTIIQRNTKLGEAPSFGKTIIMHDASSKGSLNYLNLAREILQKNELTRIKESDKIIDIADEQR from the coding sequence ATGGGAAAGATCATAGCAATAGCCAATCAAAAAGGAGGCGTAGGAAAAACAACCACCGCCATTAACCTGGCCGCGGGGCTGGCTGTGCTGGAACGCAAAACATTGGTCGTGGATGCGGATCCGCAAGCCAATGCGACATCAGGAATGGGACTTGACCCAAGAGAACAAAAAGCAAGTATTTACGAGTGCATCATCAACAATGCCAACCCTCAGGATGTCATCGTAAAGACAGAGACCCCTTACCTCGACCTGATCCCGGCGCACATCGACCTGGTCGGAGCAGAGATTGAAATGATCAACATGCCCCGGCGGGAGTATATGATGAAGGAGGTACTCACCCCCCTAAAGGATCAATACGATTTTATCATCATCGATTGCTCACCATCACTCGGACTGGTTACCATCAACGCACTTACCTGCGCAGACTCCGTGATCATCCCCATCCAATGTGAGTATTTTGCACTGGAAGGACTTGGCAAATTATTGCACACGGTGAAGATCGTTCAACAACGCCTGAACCCCGAACTCGCCATTGAGGGACTGCTTCTCACCATGTACGACGTTCGCCTGCGCCTGTCTAACCAGGTCGTAGAAGAGGTAAAAACCCATTTCCAGCAAATGGTATTTGACACCATCATTCAACGGAACACCAAACTCGGGGAAGCACCAAGTTTTGGCAAAACCATTATAATGCACGACGCAAGCAGCAAAGGTTCCCTCAATTACCTGAACCTTGCCAGAGAGATTCTGCAGAAAAATGAACTTACACGGATAAAAGAATCCGACAAAATCATAGACATAGCTGATGAGCAACGGTAA
- a CDS encoding metal-dependent hydrolase gives MNITYYGHSCFLVEIRDIKLLFDPFITPNPLAKHINIDQIEAHYILVSHGHEDHVADALSIAKRTGATVVSNFEIATWFSSQGITAYHPMNFGGRKTFDFGTVQYVAAIHSSVLPDGTYGGNPGGFVVETGGDDFYYSGDTALTMDMKLYGEGRTLKTTFLPIGDNFTMGIDDALRCAEFVGCSSIVGLHYDTFPYIVIDKEVAQKKAKAKQIDLHLPGIGDTIKL, from the coding sequence ATGAATATCACTTATTACGGTCATTCCTGTTTTTTGGTAGAGATCAGGGACATCAAGCTTTTGTTTGATCCCTTTATTACTCCGAATCCATTGGCCAAACATATCAACATTGATCAAATTGAGGCACATTACATCCTGGTGTCTCATGGACATGAAGATCATGTGGCCGATGCGTTATCCATTGCCAAGCGAACCGGTGCCACTGTGGTTTCGAATTTTGAGATCGCCACCTGGTTTTCCAGCCAAGGCATCACGGCATATCATCCGATGAACTTCGGTGGAAGAAAGACGTTTGATTTCGGCACAGTGCAGTATGTTGCTGCGATACACTCTTCCGTATTGCCGGATGGCACGTATGGAGGTAACCCCGGTGGCTTTGTCGTGGAAACCGGTGGAGACGACTTTTACTATTCAGGTGATACCGCACTGACCATGGACATGAAATTATACGGTGAAGGCAGGACACTCAAAACAACATTTCTTCCTATCGGTGATAATTTTACCATGGGCATCGATGACGCTTTAAGATGTGCTGAGTTCGTTGGCTGTTCCTCGATCGTAGGACTTCATTACGACACCTTCCCCTATATCGTGATCGATAAAGAAGTGGCGCAAAAGAAGGCAAAGGCCAAACAAATTGACCTGCATCTCCCTGGCATCGGAGACACCATCAAACTGTAA
- a CDS encoding DUF3276 family protein encodes MKQNQDEIFSKVVRAGKRTYFFDVKSTRSNDYYLTITESKRRFSNEENKFFYEKHKLFLYKEDFDKFSDGLSETIGKIVELQSSQPVTQESKPREEKHVEKSSNTPFSDVSFEDLGSEKEEGILAEETVDRN; translated from the coding sequence ATGAAGCAGAATCAGGATGAGATTTTTTCTAAGGTAGTACGTGCAGGCAAGCGCACGTATTTTTTCGACGTCAAATCAACCAGGTCAAATGACTACTACCTGACGATCACAGAAAGTAAGAGACGGTTTAGCAATGAAGAAAACAAGTTCTTTTACGAAAAGCACAAATTGTTCCTTTACAAGGAAGATTTCGATAAGTTCAGTGATGGTCTCTCAGAAACGATCGGTAAGATTGTGGAATTACAATCCAGTCAGCCGGTAACACAGGAATCAAAGCCAAGGGAAGAAAAGCACGTTGAAAAAAGCAGCAACACGCCATTTTCCGATGTAAGCTTCGAAGATCTTGGTTCTGAAAAGGAAGAAGGCATATTGGCTGAAGAAACCGTAGATCGTAACTGA
- a CDS encoding ABC transporter ATP-binding protein, producing the protein MRSLRYLNKYLVKYKVRLLFGAFFVAISNAFAIFPAQIIRHAFDLVAETIHTYRLFSGFDLAQDLYGHLAAVLLLFGGLIVGMALSKGLFMFFMRQTLIVMSRLIEFDLKNEIFAHYQKLDLAFYKLNNTGDLMNRISEDVSRVRMYIGPAIMYTINLLCVFVFVVSTMLSVNARLTFYVLLPLPILSVVIYMVSSLINKRSEVVQRKLSGISTFVQEAFSGIRVLKAYVREDAWENKFRTHTQGYMDASLRLVTINAAFLPAMTLLIGISTLLTIYIGGREAIAGNISLGNIAEFVIYVNLLTWPFTAVGWVTSIIQRAAASQERINEFLKSEPQVINTGTLVPEKFDIEFRNVSFTYPDSGIKAIDNLSFKVREGGSLAITGKTGSGKSTLAQLICRMYDTNEGEIRIGDIPIRELETGSLRKSMGMVPQDVFLFSDTIANNVRFGLDEPYEGDVDQAIASATRTAGVYDNIMEFPKKFETIIGERGITLSGGQKQRLSIARAIIRNPNILVFDDCLSAVDTQTEEHILQNLREVIKKRTTLIISHRVSSLKNADRIIVMDQGHIIEQGSHDELIAQKGAYEQLYQKQLKEERSVEK; encoded by the coding sequence ATGCGGTCATTACGCTATCTCAATAAGTATCTGGTAAAGTACAAAGTGCGCTTGCTGTTTGGCGCCTTCTTCGTTGCCATATCCAACGCCTTTGCCATTTTTCCGGCACAGATCATCCGTCATGCATTTGACCTGGTGGCCGAAACGATCCATACCTATCGCTTGTTTTCCGGTTTTGACCTGGCACAGGACCTTTATGGACATCTGGCTGCAGTCCTTCTTTTGTTTGGCGGGCTCATTGTAGGCATGGCCTTATCAAAGGGACTATTTATGTTTTTTATGAGACAAACGCTCATTGTTATGTCCAGGCTTATTGAGTTTGATCTGAAGAATGAGATTTTTGCTCACTACCAGAAACTCGACCTCGCTTTTTACAAACTCAACAATACGGGCGACCTCATGAACAGGATCAGTGAGGACGTTTCCCGGGTGCGCATGTACATTGGTCCGGCCATCATGTATACCATTAATCTCCTCTGTGTATTTGTTTTTGTGGTCAGCACCATGCTGTCTGTGAATGCAAGGCTCACGTTTTACGTGTTGCTTCCCCTCCCCATCCTTTCAGTGGTCATATACATGGTAAGCAGTCTTATCAATAAACGCAGCGAAGTGGTCCAACGCAAACTCTCCGGCATCTCCACATTTGTGCAGGAAGCGTTCTCCGGTATCAGGGTGCTTAAAGCCTATGTTCGGGAAGATGCATGGGAAAATAAATTCCGGACACACACCCAGGGATATATGGATGCCTCCCTGAGGCTGGTAACCATCAATGCGGCTTTTTTACCTGCCATGACATTACTGATCGGGATAAGCACATTACTTACCATATATATAGGTGGCCGGGAAGCGATCGCAGGAAATATTTCCCTTGGCAATATCGCCGAGTTCGTAATCTATGTGAATTTGCTCACATGGCCGTTCACCGCCGTTGGTTGGGTCACATCAATTATCCAGAGGGCAGCAGCCTCGCAGGAAAGGATCAATGAATTTCTAAAAAGCGAACCACAGGTGATAAATACCGGGACATTGGTTCCTGAAAAATTCGACATTGAGTTCAGAAATGTCAGCTTTACCTACCCTGACTCAGGAATCAAGGCGATAGACAACCTGAGCTTCAAAGTCAGAGAGGGTGGGTCACTGGCTATCACAGGAAAGACCGGATCGGGAAAATCCACCCTTGCCCAACTGATCTGTAGAATGTATGACACCAATGAAGGTGAGATACGAATCGGAGATATTCCTATCCGGGAGCTTGAGACAGGTTCATTACGCAAATCCATGGGCATGGTCCCTCAGGATGTTTTTCTGTTTTCAGATACCATTGCCAACAACGTCCGGTTTGGTTTAGATGAACCATATGAAGGAGATGTGGATCAGGCCATAGCTTCAGCCACCCGTACAGCCGGTGTGTATGACAACATCATGGAGTTCCCAAAAAAATTCGAAACCATCATCGGGGAACGGGGTATCACCCTTTCGGGTGGACAGAAACAACGGCTTTCGATTGCCAGGGCCATCATTCGAAATCCTAATATCCTGGTCTTTGATGATTGCTTATCTGCTGTGGATACTCAAACAGAGGAACATATTTTGCAAAACCTCCGCGAGGTTATCAAGAAACGAACCACTCTGATCATAAGCCACCGGGTCTCCTCTCTAAAAAATGCCGACCGTATCATTGTGATGGATCAAGGCCATATCATAGAACAGGGAAGCCATGATGAATTAATTGCACAAAAAGGGGCCTATGAACAATTGTATCAAAAGCAATTGAAAGAAGAGCGAAGCGTAGAAAAATAA
- a CDS encoding transcription antitermination protein NusB, with translation MLNRRHLRVKVMQSLYAFLQSDGRDSRAGEKELMTNIEKTWDLYLNLLRLMLDIADYAEKQLTDAHLKYLPTAEDLNPNLRFVQNRVINQIRNAKEVTELPATRRIRWNADENVVKRLYSTLKESSRFKEYMTASEVTYADDQRMAVFLINGVIAPSESVMQQFEDDSIFWVDDFDFACAQVIKVIQDLESSEDKLPHEGWFELDKEEKEFVLSLFRETIEGNAYFSKLIGDKTSNWDADRIAMMDMLLMKMALCEFTKFPTIPVKVSLNEYIDISKYYSTPKSKVFVNGVLDKILGELRMQKLIVKTGRGLVE, from the coding sequence ATGTTAAACCGTAGACATCTCAGGGTGAAAGTCATGCAATCCCTGTATGCATTTTTGCAATCGGACGGCCGGGATTCCCGTGCTGGTGAAAAGGAACTGATGACCAACATAGAGAAGACCTGGGATCTGTATCTGAATCTACTTCGCCTCATGTTGGATATCGCCGATTATGCTGAAAAGCAACTCACCGATGCCCACCTGAAATACCTGCCTACAGCCGAAGATCTAAATCCCAATTTGCGTTTTGTTCAAAACCGTGTGATCAATCAGATCCGCAATGCGAAAGAAGTCACCGAACTTCCGGCAACAAGGCGCATACGATGGAATGCAGATGAAAATGTGGTGAAACGCCTGTATAGTACCCTCAAGGAAAGTTCCCGATTCAAAGAGTATATGACTGCCAGTGAGGTAACCTATGCCGATGACCAACGCATGGCGGTTTTCTTAATTAATGGGGTGATCGCTCCTTCCGAAAGTGTTATGCAGCAGTTTGAGGATGACAGTATTTTCTGGGTGGATGATTTTGATTTTGCCTGTGCTCAGGTGATCAAAGTAATCCAGGATCTGGAATCGTCGGAAGATAAATTGCCCCACGAAGGATGGTTTGAGCTGGACAAAGAGGAGAAGGAGTTTGTACTGTCCCTTTTCAGGGAAACGATCGAAGGGAATGCCTATTTCTCAAAACTGATCGGTGATAAAACCAGCAACTGGGATGCAGATCGCATCGCCATGATGGATATGTTGCTGATGAAAATGGCCTTATGTGAATTCACTAAGTTTCCTACCATACCCGTCAAGGTATCCCTCAATGAATATATCGACATCTCAAAGTACTACAGTACGCCCAAGAGCAAGGTCTTTGTCAACGGCGTGCTGGATAAGATCCTCGGGGAGTTACGCATGCAGAAACTGATCGTGAAGACCGGACGTGGATTGGTAGAATAA
- a CDS encoding DUF1573 domain-containing protein, translating to MKRIVLAFLAIGMVYACNSGESGDQSQDLSTDLVNNPLSGEESDPTSLPTLTLDEPEYDFGTISQGEKVEKSFTFKNTGKSDLIISNATGSCGCTVPTWPSAPIKPGETGVIEVVFNSEGKSGHQEKTVTVMANTQPNRSTIKIYGEVNAPEQQ from the coding sequence ATGAAAAGAATCGTTTTGGCATTCCTTGCTATCGGAATGGTTTACGCTTGCAATTCAGGTGAAAGTGGTGATCAAAGTCAGGACCTGTCTACAGACCTGGTCAATAACCCTCTCTCCGGAGAAGAAAGCGATCCGACCTCTTTGCCAACACTGACCCTGGATGAACCGGAATATGATTTCGGAACGATCTCCCAGGGAGAAAAAGTAGAAAAATCATTTACATTCAAAAACACTGGTAAGTCGGACCTTATTATTTCAAATGCAACAGGCAGTTGTGGTTGTACGGTTCCCACCTGGCCTTCAGCTCCGATTAAGCCAGGAGAAACCGGTGTAATTGAAGTGGTGTTCAACAGTGAAGGCAAAAGTGGTCACCAGGAAAAAACCGTGACCGTCATGGCCAATACCCAGCCGAACCGGTCTACTATCAAAATCTATGGCGAGGTGAATGCGCCTGAACAACAGTAA
- the yajC gene encoding preprotein translocase subunit YajC, which produces MLVFFLQEAPKPEGGGSQMLLMFGLIFVVFYFFMIRPQMKKAKEQKKFRESLKVGDKVITIGGIHGKINDIKETVVVIEVEGGNRLKIERSAISADFAKDAERMKQGG; this is translated from the coding sequence ATGCTTGTATTTTTTCTCCAGGAAGCTCCTAAGCCTGAGGGTGGCGGTTCTCAAATGCTTCTGATGTTCGGATTGATCTTTGTCGTATTTTATTTTTTCATGATCCGGCCTCAGATGAAGAAGGCAAAAGAACAAAAGAAGTTCCGTGAATCGCTGAAGGTGGGTGACAAGGTGATCACCATCGGAGGTATCCATGGAAAAATCAATGATATCAAAGAAACGGTAGTGGTGATTGAGGTTGAAGGCGGTAACAGGCTGAAAATCGAACGTAGCGCCATCTCTGCTGATTTTGCAAAAGACGCGGAACGCATGAAGCAGGGCGGATAA
- the coaE gene encoding dephospho-CoA kinase (Dephospho-CoA kinase (CoaE) performs the final step in coenzyme A biosynthesis.) yields the protein MLKVGLTGGIGSGKSLVSKIFLTLGVPVYFSDDAARKLTDTDPDLKQSIIALLGEQSYGPDGLMNRKWVAGKVFKDPALLQKLNMLVHPAVAVDFKQWLEARHDVSYVIREAAIHFESGAHKEMDVMITVSAPESLRIQRVMKRDGTMEKEVRSRLANQLTDEEREQRSQYVIRNNDHQLVIPQVLQIHENIKSTADQRG from the coding sequence ATGCTGAAAGTAGGTCTTACCGGAGGGATAGGGAGCGGCAAAAGCCTGGTGTCAAAAATATTCCTGACCCTGGGTGTGCCCGTGTATTTTTCTGATGATGCCGCCAGAAAATTGACAGATACCGATCCTGATCTGAAGCAATCGATCATAGCCCTTCTGGGTGAACAATCCTATGGTCCCGATGGTTTGATGAACCGGAAATGGGTGGCTGGGAAAGTGTTCAAAGATCCAGCATTGCTGCAGAAATTAAATATGCTGGTGCACCCTGCTGTCGCCGTTGATTTTAAGCAATGGTTGGAAGCCCGCCATGATGTATCTTACGTTATACGGGAAGCTGCCATCCATTTTGAAAGCGGTGCGCATAAGGAAATGGATGTGATGATTACCGTTTCTGCACCAGAGTCTCTGAGGATTCAGCGCGTGATGAAGCGTGATGGAACAATGGAAAAAGAGGTTCGCTCCCGATTGGCAAATCAGCTGACCGATGAGGAACGGGAACAACGCAGCCAGTATGTTATTCGTAACAATGATCACCAATTGGTGATCCCGCAGGTATTACAAATTCATGAAAATATTAAGTCCACAGCAGATCAGAGAGGCTGA